A window of bacterium genomic DNA:
CAGCGGCTCTCGCAGCGTCCCACGAGGAGCACCTGGCGGTAGAGCTTTTCCAGGTGCTCCGGGCTGTTGTCCAGGGCCAGGAGGACATTGCCCGTGCACCGGGGCGGAAGGCCCCAGAGGAAATAATTGTTGTGGCCGCTCACCGCGGGGGGAAGCCCCTGGCGGCGGCCCAGGAAATCCACCGCCCCGGCGATCCCGTAGTCGGGGCAGCCGATCAGGCAGTCGGCCTTGTCGCTTTCGGTCAGGTTTTCGTAGGCCCGGGCGATACAGTCCACCCGCTCCTGCCAGCCGTGCATGTCGGCGAAGAACTGCGGCAGGGCCCCGAGCGACTTGTTTTCGCTGGTTTCCGGCTTGATCCCCAGGACGCCGGCATAGCTCAGATAAGCCTCGACCGGCAGAATCGGCATGGCAAGCGGGGCCAGGGCCAACCCGCTCAGGGCCACAGCCGTGAAAGCCAGCCCGGTCAACCAGCGGCGCGTTCCGGCGAGGCCCTCGAACCAGATCGCCCCGGCGGCGGCGAGCACCGCATAGGCCGGGGCGATGTAATCCGGGCGCGATTTGCCCTCCCAGGCCAGCAGGCCGAACACCGCCAGGAAGATTATCCCCAGTGGCGAGTACCGCCGCCCCCGACGGCTGACCAGCAGACTGAAAAGCCCGCCCAGCCACAGCGGCGGAAGCAGCGGGTTCATGGCCAGCACCTGCTGGGAGACAAACTCTGTCAGGCTGACTGCTTTCATCTTGTAGTGTGTGGCGTTGTGCATGAACTCCAGGGTTGGCCAGTCGTGCGCCGCCTGCCAGAGCAGGTGCGGCAGAAAGATGAGCAGAGCGATGCCGGCGCAGAGCCAGGGGCCGGGGCGCAACAGCCAGCGGCGCTGGCCGGTGAGAAGAAGAGCCGCGGCCAGTCCGCCCCCGAACCAGAGCAGGCTGACCTTGTTCAGCAGCCCCACACCCAGCAGGACCCCCAGCCACAGCCACCAACGACCTTCCCCGCTGTTGATTATCCGCGCCGTGAGAATGAAAGCCCCGCTCCAGAACAGGGGACGGAAAGCGTTCATGGAATAGATGCTATCGATGGAGAGCAGCACCGGAGCGGCCAAGGTGGCGAGAGCGGCGAGGGCCTGGGCCTTGCGGCCGCCGCCCAGCTCGCGGGCCAGCACTCCGGCCAGCAGCACGGTCGCCCCGCCGGCCAGCGCGGGCAGCAGACGCAGTGCGAAGATCGAGTCCCCGAACAGCGCGCGCGAGATGGACAGAAGGAACGGAGCCAGGGGCGGGTGGTCGACATAGCCCCAGGCCAGGCGCTCGGCGCAGGCCAGGTAGTAGAACTCGTCGCAGAAATACTCGTAGTGCAGCCAGGCGTTCGACGCAAGGTGAAGGGCCAGCTTGGCCCCGGCCAGGGCCAGCAGCAGGCCGACGGCCAGACGCGGCCGGGGTGCGGTTTGTTCGAACAGAGGGTCCATCTGTGGCTCAGGGCTGAATGGTAAAGTAAGCAGGACTTGGAGATCACGACTCTTAAGACAAGCGAAGGGGCCGGATCGGTTCAAAAATAAATGAAAATTCCCTTTCCCGCATTTAATCAGCTTGCCCCTTCCTCCTTACCGGGCTATTTTTCCTCCATGCCGCCATTAGTTCCCCGCGGCGGACGAATACGAATGAAAAAGCGTGTCCCCCATTATGCCGAGCCATACGCAAAGGAGAACCCCGATGTCCGATCCGACCAAGAGCATGGACCGCCGCTCGTTCCTGGCCGCCACGGCCAACGCCGCCATAATCGCACCGCTGGCCATGGGCCGCGGACCGTTCAAGTTCCCGGTGGAGGCGACGAAGAAACGCTACTGCCTGGTGGGCACCGG
This region includes:
- a CDS encoding glycosyltransferase family 39 protein; the encoded protein is MDPLFEQTAPRPRLAVGLLLALAGAKLALHLASNAWLHYEYFCDEFYYLACAERLAWGYVDHPPLAPFLLSISRALFGDSIFALRLLPALAGGATVLLAGVLARELGGGRKAQALAALATLAAPVLLSIDSIYSMNAFRPLFWSGAFILTARIINSGEGRWWLWLGVLLGVGLLNKVSLLWFGGGLAAALLLTGQRRWLLRPGPWLCAGIALLIFLPHLLWQAAHDWPTLEFMHNATHYKMKAVSLTEFVSQQVLAMNPLLPPLWLGGLFSLLVSRRGRRYSPLGIIFLAVFGLLAWEGKSRPDYIAPAYAVLAAAGAIWFEGLAGTRRWLTGLAFTAVALSGLALAPLAMPILPVEAYLSYAGVLGIKPETSENKSLGALPQFFADMHGWQERVDCIARAYENLTESDKADCLIGCPDYGIAGAVDFLGRRQGLPPAVSGHNNYFLWGLPPRCTGNVLLALDNSPEHLEKLYRQVLLVGRCESRWGMPYRNQNLYLCRSPRLSLREVWPGIKHYD